ATTATGGTGACTCAATCGGCTGGGAAACTAGGCGGCACACCTTGGGTTACCGTGGTTCAATTGGTTTCTGTTTCGCTCATGTGGTGGGCTGCGCGCAGTTGGAAACCTAGAAAAGGTCACAGTTGGTGGACGCTTCTTTTAGTCGTACCTCTGTGGATGGCAGGCTTGGAATATTCCGCGCTCTTGTCATTAACAGTGGTGGGTATTATGGCTTCTATGGAAACGATTCGTTCAACATTTAAAGATACGGAATTTTGTTGGCACACGTTATTGTGTTGGACGTTACCTTCGGTTGGGTTTGCAACATTTGTACTATCTCCCGATTTAGACGTACCCAATCCCGTGTTTGTGGTTTGGATGTGCTTACTGGTTACCGCATGGATGACAGATTATATTTTGCGAAGTAATGAAGAACAGATGGAACAATAAACAAAATACATTGTTGCGTGAAATCGATTTCTTGCAAATAAGTGTAAAAAATTAATGATATGGGCGTGTTTAGTTTAGGTATTGCTGAGATGTTTCTATATAATGCATTCACAATATACTGATAACAAAATAAACAACAACGTCCATGCATTATAAACTGATCCTTAGCGGTTGGTTGCTTGTACTTTTGTGTTCGTTCCAAGTACACGCCGATATTACGCCTAATCAAAAAAGTTACACCGTTGCTTCTCAATCTGATGATGTCGTTGCGCGCATTATGTTCGACGCAATAGCCCATCAGTTTAATCTTGATATTCGCTTCAAAACGTACACCAGTTTTGAAGCGATGCTGCATTCTGTTCAGGTTGGAGACAGTGATTTTGCTGCGAATGTGACATTCACGCAGCAGCGCGCGAAAGTATTCGACTTTTCTAGCCCAACTAACATTGACTATACCTATTTGTTTAGCCGCGAGTTTCGTCCGTTAGAGACGATGAAAAGCATAGCTGTGCCTGAAAAATCTGTCTATGACGAACGTTTAAAATCAACATTTCCATTTATACATATCAAATACTTCCATGGCATATTTGAAGCGCAGAAGTTATTAAATTCTGGCAGTGTTGATGGTGTAATTGGTCCGATAAATAGCCTCAAGCCAATGTTAAAACACGGCTACAGTGCGCAATTAGTGAATAAAGAACTTCATGTTCAACCTGTGTCGATTATCGCGACCAAAGGTAAACATCAAGAAATGTTAAAAGTGATGGAGCATTTCCTTTATTCTTCGGAGTCTCAAGAAATATTGCGTCATACCGTGCGTAATTATCAGTTTGAATTACGCCGAAAAGCACTGCGTCAAGCTGTTAATGAAAGTGGTTTGGATTTACAGCTGCCACTTAAAGTTAAGTTTGAAAATTTACCACAGTATGCCACTTATCATAGTAACGGTAATGTCGAAGGTATCAGTGCTGATGTCGTCATGAAGGCGTGTGATGTGCTGCTGATAAGGTGTGAAATCATTAGTAAACCATCAGAAAGTTGGGCAAGTATGTTCAACGATCTACGTAATAATAAAATCGATATATTGGCGCCTATTACCGTTTCGCAGCAGCGTAAAAGCATCGTGAATTTTAGCGATAGTTATTATCATCCTAAGGCATTACTGATTAAGCGCGAAGGATATAAAGAAGGTACATATAAAGATATTTCTGAACTGATCTCTGAACGTATCGGAGTCATCAAAGAAGATTATTTTGAGGAAATGTTGCATCAAATGTTGCCTCATAAATCTTTGGTGCGTTTTACCTCTCAGAAAAAACAGATCCAAGCGCTGCTTGATGGCGATGTTGATTATATCGTTTTAACTGAGGCGAACTTTTCTGAAGTGCTGCGTGAATCACCGAAAATATTGCCACTAGAAGTGGATAAATTAATCGGTCAATTTAGCCAGTTTGATATTGCTGTCGGTTTTACTAAAAATGACAGAGGCGCTAAATTATCGAAACTGTTTTCACAAGCAATTCAAATTATCGATACCTCTAGAATTGTTGCCAAATACGATTTTCGACCGGATTGGCGTTCTAATCTTGCACTGCAAAAACATTACCAAAAAAATGATCAAATAAATTTAGTAATGGTGGTTATTTTACTTATTGTTACGGGGTATTTGATTCAGCGCCAATTCATCATGGATTCCTTAACAAAATTACGTAACCGTAATAGTTTGTGTCGCCGTTTTGCAAAAGGTGTTTCTAAAGATATCAGTATTGTTTATGTTGAAATTGAGCAATTTAAGAAAATTAATGAGACATATGGTTTTGAAGTGGGTGATAAGGTACTGAAA
This DNA window, taken from Vibrio nitrifigilis, encodes the following:
- a CDS encoding VP0952 family biofilm-associated protein; amino-acid sequence: MVFSILQFGMTTLLAIVCARAMGLSGNDIPFISLLIPALWVLPRGGISGFVLLASMAAYGMTLAYQPASLSVSVWVLFPLLMVAFSPRSNIGVIACCALITITLEVGIMVTQSAGKLGGTPWVTVVQLVSVSLMWWAARSWKPRKGHSWWTLLLVVPLWMAGLEYSALLSLTVVGIMASMETIRSTFKDTEFCWHTLLCWTLPSVGFATFVLSPDLDVPNPVFVVWMCLLVTAWMTDYILRSNEEQMEQ
- a CDS encoding GGDEF domain-containing protein is translated as MHYKLILSGWLLVLLCSFQVHADITPNQKSYTVASQSDDVVARIMFDAIAHQFNLDIRFKTYTSFEAMLHSVQVGDSDFAANVTFTQQRAKVFDFSSPTNIDYTYLFSREFRPLETMKSIAVPEKSVYDERLKSTFPFIHIKYFHGIFEAQKLLNSGSVDGVIGPINSLKPMLKHGYSAQLVNKELHVQPVSIIATKGKHQEMLKVMEHFLYSSESQEILRHTVRNYQFELRRKALRQAVNESGLDLQLPLKVKFENLPQYATYHSNGNVEGISADVVMKACDVLLIRCEIISKPSESWASMFNDLRNNKIDILAPITVSQQRKSIVNFSDSYYHPKALLIKREGYKEGTYKDISELISERIGVIKEDYFEEMLHQMLPHKSLVRFTSQKKQIQALLDGDVDYIVLTEANFSEVLRESPKILPLEVDKLIGQFSQFDIAVGFTKNDRGAKLSKLFSQAIQIIDTSRIVAKYDFRPDWRSNLALQKHYQKNDQINLVMVVILLIVTGYLIQRQFIMDSLTKLRNRNSLCRRFAKGVSKDISIVYVEIEQFKKINETYGFEVGDKVLKELAKRMKKNWPGHCYRFSGDEFVAVDVISPDNVNTFIERIENFIYVDSEREQSFPVTLSLGASFSRKKTIPLKEVLGEIYADMAQGWSGNH